The DNA segment TCCGCGTGTGGTGCAATCAAAATCGAGCTTTAGCAGGAAGCTAGAAGAGTCAGTGCAAGCTTCGATTTAAGAATATACCCCAGTGAAATCGGACTTATAGCAAGCAGTGCTCGCGACAATCGCGTTCGGCCGCGATGTTACATATGTAACAAGCGTCAGCGCGTCGACGCGATATGATGAGCTATGCTGATGAGGAATGCTGCTGACAATAGTTGAGCGATGCATTGCCGGGCAGATCCCGGGCGTCACGACAGTCAAAAGCACATAGTTCGTAATTTCTGAAGCGTGGTTAGGACCCGGAAAGCCGAACAACGTTCCGCGCAACGTTTGGTGTAAGTCTGCGCTCGTTTTGAGCCGAAGCGTATTTCGCTCCCGTCGCATCCGCCAGTCATTTTTCGATGCTTAGACCCTGATTATCAAACACGCATGGAGTCCATGGCGCGGGCGATAACTCGCGGCCACTTGGAACAAGGCGAGACAATACTTTTTGGGGTGGTGATCATGCGAAACGTTCGTTTAGCAGCGATAATCATAATACTTTCACCCTTCGACGCCTTCGCGGCATCAGATGCCTATTCGTGTAGCAACGGCGAGTTCGAAATCCGTTGCGACTCCGACAAATGCGAGAGTTCTGAGGGATTCACGCCTGCCGGCGGTGGGGTCAATACCAGCACCAAGGATATGTCGATATGTGCATACAGCGGCTGCTGGGAAGGGAAAGCTGACAGCATCATCGCTTCCCAAGGCCACATCATCGCCTACTCGGACCGGCTCCAAGGAAACAACCCCAGCCTTCAACCAACCTCGGCTGCCATTGTCATCGACCGCGAAACATTGGGCGCAACGCTCAACGCATTCGGATTCCAATCACCAATGTCCTGTTCTCTCAAGTGAGCATTGAACATAGGAGGCACGAATGCCATTCGATCGCACATTCTTCTTCAATCAAGTTCGGCCGATGTTCGGTGGCCGGCTGACTCAAGGTCAAGTAGACGGGATGTCGGCCATAGTCGACGAGTGGGAGCAGAGACTTCCCGACGGCGACCCGCGCTGGCTGGCCTATATGCTTGCCACGACGTTCCACGAAACCGCGCGGCAGATGACGCCGGTGAAGGAGGCATATTGGCTCTCCGAAAACTGGCGACGGCGCAACCTTCGTTACTATCCCTATTACGGGCGCGGATATGTCCAGTTGACCTGGCGCGACAACTATCGACGCGCCGGAGACCATGTCGGCGACAATCTGGTCGATCACCCCGATCTGGCTTTGCGGCCGCACTATGCAGCAGCCATCATGTTTGTCGGCATGGGCGAAGGCTGGTTTCGAAGCGACAGCCGCGGCCGACATAGCTTGTCGCGATACTTCAAGCACAACGTAAACGACCCTGTTGGAGCGCGCGCCATAATTAACGGGTACGAACCAGGGATTGCGGAAGCGATTGCGAGGTATCACGCAAGGTTCCTTGGAGCACTCAGGCTCGTTGTGCCCGTCAGAGCCGGGCTGGAGGCTGCCTTTGCGCCCGAACTTGTGCAAGGGATCGGCACGCGGTCGGCGAATCCGATCGCCGCAGCCCATTACGACGGCGACTCGGAATTCACGGAGACACCGAGAACTCCGTTGTTGCCTGTCGGGGCCATGGACAACGACACCGCGCAACCGGATCCGATCTTGCAGATGACCGCCGAGATCGTAACGGGGTTCGTGAGCAACAATAAGCTTGATCCCTCCAGGATATCTGAGCTGATCGCGGACGTTTATTTCGCCCTTTCGAACTCCGACGACTTGTCTCGCCGCCGGCAGCTTGCTGAACCGGACGCCGAGTATCTCGAAGGGAGTGAAGAGGCGGAACCGCGTGCCGCCTAATTGATGAAAAGTGACGCCCGGCATTCCCTGCCGGGCGTCACCCAATCACAACCCATTCAGGCTTTTGGCGCTGCCATGCAGGTGTTTTCTCGCAAGCGACAGGAGATGGTACGCAATGTTCCGCGCGATCCGATCGATTTGCGCGATCAGATCTACGCGCCGAGCCTTCGCCCGCTCCTGCCAGTGCTGTCGCCGGCGGAAATCGTTCTCGATGCGCTGAAGAGCGCCGAACCTCTATACTGGCTGCCGAGAAATCAGGGTGTGGAGGGCACATGCAGCGCCCAGGCGCTCGCCAGTCTCATCGACCTCCAGAGAATGCTCAATTGCCAGGATGCAGCTGCCAACATGCCGGTCAGCGCGCGCATGCTTTACGAGATGGCGCGGCCGCGCGAACCAGCCGACGGCGATGAGGGTCTTTCCCTTCGGGAGGTCATCAAAGGCTTTTACCATCATGGCGTTTGCTCCGACGATGTCTGGAAGTACGAGCCGGGCAATCCCGGCGGGACGCTGAACGTACGGCGTGCCAAGGCGGCACGCGAGGTGTCGCTCGGCGCCTACTATCGGCTGCGCCCGAGCCTCAACGATTATCACGCCGCGTTGAACGAAGTAGGACCTGTCCTTGTTTCCGCGGGGACGCATGTCGGCTGGAATATCGAAGCGGTGCGCGCCAATGCCGGCAAGATCATGCAGTCGACCGGAGACGGAGGCGGCCATGCGTTTGTCGTCGTCGGCTATGACAGCACGGGCTTCCTGGTATTGAATTCGTGGGGGAGCCAATGGGGCGGCTATCTCGGCTGCAACGGATTGGGCCACTGGTCCTATCAGGACTGGGCCGACAACATCTTCGATGGCTGGGTACTTCGGCTGGGTGTTTCCACACCCGGCGCCTTCGATCTCTCCATCGGAGAACAGGGCATCTTTTTTGCTCGCAAACCTGCCCGTGTTGCCGGTACTCCAGGTTACGAGGTGCTGGGCCACCTTATCCACCTTGACGATGGTAAAGAGGTCAAGAGGGCGCCTTATCCATATTCCGCCAAGACATTCGATGAGACCGTGAGGTTCCTTAGCCGGAATGGCCAAGACGATCAGCCAACGGCACCTGTCTGGGCGCCGGAGCGTGACCCGGCCAATCGTGGCTACCGCGGAATTCTCCTGCGTTTCGGCGGCAGTTTGCTGGGGCTCGGTCAGACCGCCCAGCAGATCGCACGAGAAAAGAATGCGATAAAGCAGCATGGCCTCTACCCGCTGACGATTGCTTGGTGCAACGACTTCGTCGACCAGACCACCGCCGTCCTCTCCAGCCTTTTCACGGAAGCCACCAAGCAGATCGATGTCCGCAGCGATCGGCTGGACCACCTGATCGAGGACATTACACATGGGATAGGCCGGTCGTTCTGGCGGGACGTCGAGTCGGCCAGCTGGAAGTCAGCGGCAATAAAAGGTCCGGTCGATCATGTCCTGGGGTGCCTGTTGGCGCTGGACCAATATTCCCTGCACATCATTTGCGACGGCGCTGGCGTCCTGCTCTTCCGCGACCTCATCGAGAGGTGGAGACGTGACCGAGTTGCGTCGTTCCGTCTGCTCACCAGGCGTCTCGCCAGTCTCGACCTTATCACGCCGACCATTGACGCAAAGGACTTTGCTGACGGCTTCGCGCAACTGATATCGGCGCTACGATCCACCAATCAAACCCACACGCCAGCCGTCGCGCTCCATGTCCCTGATTCCGCTACGTATGGAAGGCTGACGGTGGGCATGTACTCGAAGTCGATACTTGATCTCATAGAGAAGGCCTTTTCCGATCGCTCGAGCGGCTCGCCGCCGGTCTTTATCGGCAAGTCGCTTCGCAAGACTCGGATCGATGAGATCTGGAAGGAGCACCCCGCCTTCTCGAAGATCCAGATCAACGAAATCTCGATCCCGCCTCGTCTTGGAGAATTACTCCAACAGGAAGATCTTCAGCTGAAGACCGACCTGCTCGGCCAGATACTCAACCGCATCGCGCCCGTGTCGGATGTTCCCGACCGGCAAAGAGGGAGCACGCGCCATGACATCAAGCAGCAAAATATCTTTGGAAGAACTGAACAGGAAGCTTGCTGATCCCAGTCTGAGCGAGCAGGAGCTTCAGAAATACTTTACGGTCGACGATGAGAAGTCGGGACCCTTCAATCCCGTCCTTGCGATCAATCGTGAACTCGTCACGGTTCCCGCGACACCCGAAGGACGGGCCCGCAGCGCTGCCCTTCTGAACAGCGCAAATTTCATCTCACGCCTTCGCCGCCAGGCCGTCTTCCACAATCGCATCGGCAGCGGAGACTACAAGGGGCCGATCATCGTCTCCGAGGGCGACAGCTGGTTTCAGTAT comes from the Sinorhizobium garamanticum genome and includes:
- a CDS encoding glycoside hydrolase family 19 protein, producing MPFDRTFFFNQVRPMFGGRLTQGQVDGMSAIVDEWEQRLPDGDPRWLAYMLATTFHETARQMTPVKEAYWLSENWRRRNLRYYPYYGRGYVQLTWRDNYRRAGDHVGDNLVDHPDLALRPHYAAAIMFVGMGEGWFRSDSRGRHSLSRYFKHNVNDPVGARAIINGYEPGIAEAIARYHARFLGALRLVVPVRAGLEAAFAPELVQGIGTRSANPIAAAHYDGDSEFTETPRTPLLPVGAMDNDTAQPDPILQMTAEIVTGFVSNNKLDPSRISELIADVYFALSNSDDLSRRRQLAEPDAEYLEGSEEAEPRAA
- a CDS encoding C1 family peptidase; the protein is MVRNVPRDPIDLRDQIYAPSLRPLLPVLSPAEIVLDALKSAEPLYWLPRNQGVEGTCSAQALASLIDLQRMLNCQDAAANMPVSARMLYEMARPREPADGDEGLSLREVIKGFYHHGVCSDDVWKYEPGNPGGTLNVRRAKAAREVSLGAYYRLRPSLNDYHAALNEVGPVLVSAGTHVGWNIEAVRANAGKIMQSTGDGGGHAFVVVGYDSTGFLVLNSWGSQWGGYLGCNGLGHWSYQDWADNIFDGWVLRLGVSTPGAFDLSIGEQGIFFARKPARVAGTPGYEVLGHLIHLDDGKEVKRAPYPYSAKTFDETVRFLSRNGQDDQPTAPVWAPERDPANRGYRGILLRFGGSLLGLGQTAQQIAREKNAIKQHGLYPLTIAWCNDFVDQTTAVLSSLFTEATKQIDVRSDRLDHLIEDITHGIGRSFWRDVESASWKSAAIKGPVDHVLGCLLALDQYSLHIICDGAGVLLFRDLIERWRRDRVASFRLLTRRLASLDLITPTIDAKDFADGFAQLISALRSTNQTHTPAVALHVPDSATYGRLTVGMYSKSILDLIEKAFSDRSSGSPPVFIGKSLRKTRIDEIWKEHPAFSKIQINEISIPPRLGELLQQEDLQLKTDLLGQILNRIAPVSDVPDRQRGSTRHDIKQQNIFGRTEQEAC